In a single window of the Streptomyces sp. NBC_00353 genome:
- a CDS encoding transglycosylase family protein, translating into MAANGRHRRYQPSRINRASLTVTAGGAGIALPLITAASAGAASADVWDKVAACESTSNWHINSGNGYFGGLQFNRSTWAAYGGTVHAPRADLATREQQISVAEKVLKAQGPGAWPTCSVRAGLTRGGGAPDVTPQSERTGGPVDASSATTSTPKKANPKTKKTAAPATPTTVPGKRESYTVARGDSLSGIAATEHVQGGWQRLYTANRKVVGDDPDLIFPGQRLALDVAATPQAGPKSGTRPAAKPSRSAEAKQKTHPHQPAKPSHRPTRPHQPAKAQPKRTEKGSGLVAPVSATRVGTAYHQAGSWASGHHTGVDFPVPTGTSVEAVASGTVVSAGWAGAYGYEIVIRHSDGKYSQYAHLSALLVREGQHVSGGRRIARSGSTGNATGPHLHFEIRTGPGYGSDVDPLSYLRAGGVNV; encoded by the coding sequence ATGGCCGCGAACGGACGACACCGCAGATACCAGCCGAGCCGCATCAACCGCGCCTCGCTCACGGTCACGGCGGGCGGCGCGGGCATCGCGCTCCCCCTCATCACCGCCGCCTCGGCGGGCGCCGCATCGGCCGATGTGTGGGACAAGGTCGCCGCCTGCGAGTCCACCAGCAACTGGCACATCAACTCGGGCAACGGCTACTTCGGCGGGCTGCAGTTCAATCGGTCGACCTGGGCGGCATACGGGGGCACGGTCCATGCCCCACGTGCCGATCTGGCCACCAGGGAACAGCAGATATCCGTCGCGGAGAAGGTGCTGAAGGCACAGGGCCCGGGTGCCTGGCCGACCTGCTCCGTGAGGGCGGGCCTGACGCGGGGCGGCGGCGCCCCAGACGTCACGCCGCAGTCGGAACGGACCGGCGGTCCTGTCGATGCCTCGTCGGCAACGACCTCCACGCCCAAGAAGGCGAACCCGAAGACGAAGAAGACGGCCGCGCCCGCCACCCCGACCACGGTGCCCGGCAAGCGCGAGTCGTACACCGTCGCGCGCGGCGACTCCCTCTCCGGGATCGCGGCGACCGAGCATGTGCAGGGCGGCTGGCAGCGCCTCTACACGGCGAACCGGAAGGTCGTCGGCGACGACCCCGATCTGATCTTCCCGGGCCAGCGACTCGCCCTGGATGTGGCTGCCACCCCGCAGGCCGGCCCGAAGAGCGGAACCAGGCCCGCCGCGAAGCCGAGCCGGTCGGCCGAAGCGAAGCAGAAGACCCACCCGCACCAGCCCGCGAAGCCTAGTCACCGGCCGACGAGGCCGCACCAGCCGGCGAAGGCGCAGCCGAAGCGGACCGAGAAGGGCTCCGGGCTCGTCGCACCGGTGTCGGCGACCCGTGTCGGCACCGCGTACCACCAGGCCGGTTCCTGGGCGAGCGGCCACCACACGGGCGTCGACTTCCCCGTCCCCACCGGCACCTCGGTCGAGGCGGTGGCCTCCGGCACGGTCGTTTCGGCAGGGTGGGCGGGGGCGTACGGCTACGAGATCGTCATCCGGCACAGCGACGGCAAGTACAGCCAGTACGCCCACCTGTCCGCGCTGCTGGTGCGCGAGGGCCAGCACGTCAGCGGCGGCCGGCGCATCGCCCGGTCAGGTTCCACGGGCAATGCGACCGGACCGCACCTGCACTTCGAGATCCGTACGGGGCCCGGCTACGGCTCCGACGTCGATCCGCTGTCCTACCTCCGGGCGGGCGGCGTCAACGTCTGA
- a CDS encoding DMT family transporter: protein MVYMSFLALSVLLSLISAVAYAAGAIVQERVATAGDGRSFAPLRNRVWWVAVALNGVGAVLHVVALAYGPLSLVQPLGALTIVFALPMAALFARRRARATAWRGAIMATVGLAGLLALTGNKESHTLGGPEQLMLATVTFGGVALLVLVAKGMRPPVVRSVVLAGAAGVAFGIASVFTKTVAMQWASGSVGAGLPSLVVIAALASAGLLLSQSAYRGAGLTAPLATVTVVNPVIASAVGITLFGEQFQHGTAGALLALGCGVVAAGGLIMLMTERLDAEQREGQRVLPAGPDVPEVAAEGAGDAAEAEPVLVVSPEPGRATAVAVGAAPPTAAAETLPAPLKLAVTMPLERRRVGQVDFGGSARQPRTGSGRRGALSAEDGGAGDPTALHRTVQTLTPPARR from the coding sequence GTGGTGTACATGAGCTTCCTTGCACTGTCCGTGCTGCTGTCACTGATCTCCGCGGTCGCCTACGCGGCCGGGGCGATCGTCCAGGAGCGCGTCGCCACTGCCGGAGACGGCCGTTCGTTCGCCCCTCTGCGCAACCGCGTCTGGTGGGTGGCGGTGGCGTTGAACGGTGTGGGTGCGGTGCTGCATGTGGTGGCGCTGGCGTACGGCCCGCTCAGCCTGGTGCAGCCGCTCGGCGCGCTGACGATCGTCTTCGCCCTGCCGATGGCGGCGCTCTTCGCACGCCGCCGGGCCAGGGCGACCGCCTGGCGTGGCGCGATCATGGCGACCGTCGGTCTGGCGGGTCTGCTCGCTCTCACCGGCAACAAGGAGTCGCACACCCTGGGCGGCCCGGAGCAGCTGATGCTGGCGACCGTGACGTTCGGTGGCGTGGCGCTGCTCGTGCTGGTCGCGAAGGGCATGCGGCCACCGGTGGTACGGAGTGTGGTCCTGGCCGGGGCCGCCGGTGTCGCCTTCGGTATCGCGTCGGTGTTCACGAAGACGGTCGCGATGCAGTGGGCGTCCGGTTCGGTCGGCGCGGGGCTGCCCTCGCTCGTGGTCATAGCGGCTCTGGCGTCGGCCGGGCTGCTGCTGTCGCAGTCCGCGTACCGGGGTGCCGGCCTGACCGCGCCGCTGGCGACGGTGACTGTGGTGAACCCGGTGATCGCCTCGGCAGTCGGCATCACATTGTTCGGTGAGCAGTTCCAGCACGGCACGGCGGGCGCGCTCCTGGCGCTCGGCTGCGGTGTGGTCGCCGCGGGCGGGCTGATCATGCTGATGACGGAACGGCTGGACGCGGAGCAGCGCGAGGGGCAGCGGGTGCTCCCGGCAGGTCCGGATGTCCCGGAGGTTGCCGCGGAGGGCGCCGGGGACGCTGCGGAGGCCGAGCCCGTGCTGGTCGTTTCTCCCGAGCCCGGAAGGGCCACGGCCGTGGCCGTCGGGGCAGCCCCGCCCACCGCTGCCGCCGAAACGCTTCCGGCGCCTCTCAAGCTGGCTGTCACGATGCCGCTGGAGCGGCGACGGGTGGGGCAGGTCGACTTCGGTGGCTCCGCACGGCAGCCGCGCACCGGTTCGGGACGGCGAGGTGCGCTGTCCGCCGAGGACGGTGGCGCCGGCGATCCCACGGCGCTGCACAGGACCGTTCAGACGTTGACGCCGCCCGCCCGGAGGTAG
- a CDS encoding (2Fe-2S)-binding protein: MEQAGAASVGGFFALRGTPVPGGAHRPLALLYAGETAPLTARIDTVAARLRTPERRVAASVAHLGLAARLWSTALGPAVLSGRFPDLSPAALRWDPQHPAPDDLWLDSADTLPGTADRIRECVQYGHLVPLADAIQRDGHIAPRLLWGNAGSALAGALRELITWARAHQRPDAAHRARTLAAELFDHPDLRTTGTPHTPAFRRNSCCLYYRCPGAGLCGDCVFDCRPGASAPSLSP; the protein is encoded by the coding sequence ATGGAGCAGGCCGGGGCGGCGTCGGTGGGCGGATTCTTCGCCCTGCGCGGGACACCGGTGCCCGGCGGCGCGCACCGTCCGCTCGCCCTCCTGTACGCGGGGGAGACGGCACCGCTCACGGCCCGCATCGACACCGTTGCCGCCCGGTTGCGTACCCCCGAGCGCAGGGTCGCCGCGTCCGTCGCGCACCTGGGGCTGGCCGCCCGCCTCTGGTCGACCGCTCTGGGACCGGCCGTCCTCTCCGGTCGCTTCCCGGATCTCTCCCCTGCCGCACTCCGCTGGGATCCGCAGCACCCCGCGCCGGACGACCTGTGGCTCGACTCCGCAGACACGCTGCCGGGCACCGCGGACCGCATCCGCGAGTGCGTCCAGTACGGCCACCTCGTACCGCTCGCGGACGCGATCCAACGGGACGGACACATCGCACCCCGGCTGCTGTGGGGCAATGCCGGCTCGGCCCTGGCCGGAGCGCTGCGCGAGCTGATCACCTGGGCCCGCGCCCACCAGCGCCCCGACGCAGCGCACCGGGCCCGCACCCTGGCCGCCGAACTCTTCGACCACCCGGACCTGCGGACCACCGGGACCCCGCACACCCCGGCATTCCGCAGGAACAGCTGTTGCCTCTACTACCGGTGCCCGGGCGCCGGCCTCTGCGGGGACTGCGTCTTCGATTGCCGGCCGGGCGCTTCCGCTCCGTCGCTCTCTCCATGA